In the Ptychodera flava strain L36383 chromosome 1, AS_Pfla_20210202, whole genome shotgun sequence genome, atactttGCAGATTACGGCAAGGCTTTCCTGAACATCATTTGGCCAACCTGtttaatatttcatcatcaACAGTAAGCAGAATCGTTGTAACTTGGGTAAACTATATGTATTTGAAACTAGGCAGTCTTGATATATGGCCTTCAAGAGATGTTATCTCAGCAACAATGCCACTctcaatgaaagaaaaatatccaTCAACCAGGGTTATAATTGATTGCACTGAAATAAAATGTGAGGTTCCATCATCTCTTATTTTACATAATGAATTGTTTTCACATTACAAAAATCACGTGACCATGAAAGGATTAATAGGAATTTCTCCATCGGGTGGTATCACATTTGTGAGCCAGTTATATACGGGTTCAATAAGCGACCGTGAAATGGTGAAAAGAAGCGGTTTTCTGGATATGTATTTTGATGTTGGAGACTCTGTGATGGCAGACAAGGGATTCACCATATCAGACCTTCTAAAGCCTAAAGGTGTTTCTTTAAACACTCCCCCATTTCTTGAGAAGAGAAATCAATTTGATGCAGGTGAAGTTGTTAAAACTCAAGAAATAGCTGCAGAACGAATACATGTCGAGAGAgccatcaataaaataaaaaaatttcatatttggGACAAAGTATTCCCTTTGTCTATGTTTGGCAGCATCAACCAAATGTGGACGGTATGTGCACTTCTTTGCAATTTTCACGATCCAATTATAAGTATGTAGAAAGAGAAATGTACACAAGCAGTCTACTCACTTTTCTAGTTCATTGCAAAAAAGTAGTTTTATTAAATGTTAAGTCAAGTGCATTTCATAAcagtatttctttcaaaatatttaacatttgaGAACATAGTGAACTCTgtaaataaatagaaatacatTAATTTTAAACAGAGTTGGCCTATGTAAATGTTATCTTATAGTCACAAGTCatcataaatatatgtatatcaacattGATTTTTAAAAGTGGTAAAGCCTTTCAATTATATATTCTgtgaaattacaaatataaatagtTATAGGTGTTTAAAAGACAAAATGTATATTCTGATACTGTAATCATAAAACtggtattttaaatatttatacaaCCTGTGgattatttacaccaagagatCATATATTCTCAGTAAATTATTTACAAAAGAATAACTGAGACTTTAGTTTACAATAATATTTACATGTTTTatcaattatttatttcagcaataaaaatacttttagaATGTAGAATTTTCAGTGCTCTATAATTAAATTTGATCagtcaatataaatataaataaaagcaATGGTTCagatataaatattttaataaatgttGTATAAATCTATATTGGATGAtgtattttctgtctttttaaGTGTATTTTAAAGCAAACTTCACTCTGGTGTAAATACTTGGCTTAACTTTTTTGTCTCACAAAGATTGGACATACAGGATCTAAGaatatttcaaagtctgacaataTGAAATTGATAATTCACTGTGGCGTTGCATTGTGAGATGCAATAACACATGGCCCATAATAATTTACAAAGAAatcattcaattttagaaacaTCATTCTCCAAAATGCATAGTTAAAATCTATTCTTTCAACACTTAAACCCCTGTGGGTGTAGATGATGAAATCACACCACTGTGCACCTGTGATGGCCATCTGGCCTTGTACTTGATAATAATATCTGTGAGTTTGTTTCAAAACTGgtttattatcaatattttcactGCAGAAATTTGGGTCAAAACATGCATCTAATGGTGTAATGTTTTTTTTGATTCAGGGCATTTTACTTCACAGATACCAAAGTGTGAATCAGCACTCATGTCTATAACCTTACCATCAGGGGAACATGCAAGAAAACCTTGTgttgtgtcaataactagaccACATTTATATACTGTTATACTGTAACCAccattttgcataaatttgatgTAAGCCTCCAAAGCTTTCTTTTCAAACATCCTTCCATGTTCTGTGCTCACTGACCTAAATGGCTTTGGATTAAATAATCGCTCAGCAAGAGTATCAAAATTACGCTTTCTAGTGCAAACATCAAAAAATGTTGACGCAGTTATCCTTGGTTTGCGATATTCCCACCATTTGTCACAAGCTGCCTGGCCCCTGGTATCAACCTCAATGCTTGAAGCAGTGTTTTCATCAATTGTTAGTTGACTTATTAAAGCTTTGAGACAATCAGGTAGTTGCTTATCTGTAGATTCAGTTGGCAATGAAGAGAGTGGAAATCTAGGGTAACTAATCAGTGGCATAGTATTTACTGGAACTCTTGCTGAAGGGTTAGTTGAAATATAAACAGCAAAGTTGGATTCACTTGGTGCTAACTGATAACTTAACACTGAACCTCTTGGCATTTCACCAGCTTTAGTATCAATCATATTTGTAGTATCATTCAAAGGAGTGATCAACATTGCACAACTTTTGGGGTTTCTGTCAACACAATTCTTTTTTAATGTTACTTCATTGTCAACATTAATCACATCACCTCTTACAGCTTGATATAAAGTACAGCACACTGCATCCCCCTGATTTTTCTGGCCCACTTTAAGCTTTTTAACAGCTACATCCATAGCTGCTGTGGGTTCAATTCCATCAGTCCGTCTTTGATTCcacttttgtaattttgatgtcACAGGAATATTACCATTCAAAtctttttgtagattttcatcATTAACATTTTTGTATCCATATAGCGAAAATTCACAAATTCGGAACATAAGCCCAATCATGTGGTTACAAAAACCAGATTTACCTGCAACACATGTACACTGGCCATACAACACCTCACCACTTACTAAATGCAGAGCTAATTTTAGAGAATGAGGATCTTTGGTTTTACTGTAgctgtgaaaacattttgatttaaaaaaaaagaaggaTTCTGAAACTGCTGTCTGTAGGCTAAAAATATAGTTCTCATGATGAAATACAGAACCACGCTGAAATGAAGTTGCTTCTCCTCTTTTGTGTCTGTGCAAGGCCTTACCACCCTGTGTTGCATAGCGGTCCATCTGGGCTCGGGAAAACAATGGCAGTTTCTCTAGTGATGTGCCCCATCCTGTCACTGGGAAACAGCTTTGAATAGATGTAGATGGTTGAGTAGTTGCTAATTTATTATTTCTTGTTAACCCCAGGCTTCTCCTTTTCAGCTCTGTATATATGTTGTTTGGATCTGGATCAACAATGGTATCTATTTTGTTGGCAATAAAGTGATGcactctgaaaaatataaatatagtaTAATCCATCTAGTATACCTTTGAACATGGAACCTAGTGAATTGTTTTGTCTTAAGAAAATTGAGATTTAGTCACCATGACAATGGGTTTCcatttttataaaaatgtaCGTGTGTTTGGTAGACATCATCTTAAATCAAGTCCTATTCAATCATGGCTttgaaaacaagaataaaacaaGATCCCTTCCCTTGAAGATTACCAGATTGATGTTTGTTGAAATTCAGTAATATTGCATACAACTTAATAACAAGATAACATACATGCAGACAATTAACAGTTACTTGTACTTCATCATGTGAATAACAAGTAGTGTATCAACatacagagtttgtatttcattgaaaacagaacaagaaactgcattgCTGGAATACCTTGCCACAAGTTCTGCTTTAGTCATACTCTGCCTGGGTTTGTCTCCTCTACACTTCAACCAGAATCTCAGCTCGTCATTGGTTAACCTTGCTGGCTCCCTTCCATTCAATGCTGCCCCTGGTATGTCATCTTCTGTCAGGGATATACTGGTTTCACTTACAGAGTTCGTGTCTACCGCCATTATTAGATCTACAATGTACACATCAACATATTgaactaaataaataataaaatcaacTCAGACTCAATCACGAGTCACAGAGAAATATAGCTCAGCGTGGCagagctgtgtgttaccggcgttatatagCCAGGTGGGAGACCCTATaccgccggtaacacacagccatagGCTGCCACGCAGAGCCATCGTCCTGCGGAGTATCTCCGTTGttatgtgtatacacacaccgaCAACGTCAATGCAGGGGTGTTTAAAGAAATTTGCCGACCCAACAACTTCACATCGATGCATACGTCTATTGAACTCTACGACACATTTATAGATGTAGGGTATCACACTGTCCCTCCGTAGGTATCAGCACAAATCAAGAGCGACTGTTTAGCGCACTATTTGCAGACGACAACGTCGCGAGAGAGATGACAAACATTTTCTGCACACAGTGGCAAAAGTGCGGTTAAACAAGCATGACAGCCCTATCTTGGAATGTTAATGTAGAGAAATGTTGAATACCTTACCTTTCTAGAAAAATTTCTCAGGTAGTTCTGCTGTAACACCGTCAATAGTTCGTAACTTCGTGCGCTTTGTTTACCTTCTCCAGCTGACAGGACCTACTGACCTCGCTTTCATTACGCTTTCGTTCGGTAAATGACGTCATAATTAAAGGACGCCCTCTTTATGAAAAGGGTCTATACCCATCCTAATACATACAGTGTACAAACGCGTCTTGGCCCTAGTAACCAGAGATCGTCTGCTGCTGGTCCGTCGCGTGCGGCGGTGTGCGTTCAGTTGTGGTTGAAATTACGTCATTTCAGGCTCGGGTGTAGtcgatcatggatgtaaaaaatagactaCATCCATGAGTCGATCGACCCCGGCCCCGGTTCGTGGGCAAATGCATGCTTGTGCGGATGTACACAAGCATGGATCGTGTTTACGTACTGACTAAAGAAGAGGTTATTATGCTAACTTTATTTTGGGTTTCTTTAGGAGAGGCGTTTGCGCTAGGTTGATGTTCCGGAATCTTCCTTCTTGACGGGAGGTCAGGGTTCACGGGATAAAACGAATGCATAACGCAAATTTGGTCGGTGAGGGCGTACTGCTAAATTCGCTTTATTGTGCCATGAAGCCCATGGTTCAACTCCAAAGAGAATGTTGCAATGATGAGAATTGAATGAATTGACTTTCCAAGTTTTGCAATTTTGAACGATGGGATATCAGTATGCACTTCACCAAGACACCATTACAAATGAACTCACCATACATGTAGcctacatacataaatacataaactCGTACGTACACacatctctctatctctctatctatctatctatctatccagctgtctgtctatctgtctatccatCTATggtatctatctatccatctattcaagggacaaagtcggccatttttcatgaattttgtttgatatgagatactaggCCTGCATACTTTAGGcctatattgtttgacatgttgaaagatactgaatgaaagggtgaccatgcatatattcgaccccggttttagaaacgatacatgaaaccatcacgaaaatgaatttattttcgcaatgatttcattgatcgtgtctaaaaccggggtcgcaTATATTGGGGCTACGTGGTCagccattcattcagtatctttcaacatgtcatgataaaacaatataaattatgtatctcgtatcaaacaaaattcatgaaaaatggccgatttTATCCCTTTAAAtgcaaaagttcattaaatatgaaaattacaaagtatTCTATAgtttcaaaatcacaaaatctttgaaacaaaattGCAGTGCACGTAAGTTTGTTAGCTTAGGCCTATAAGCTTACAAGCCTTAGATCTTTGCTTTGCAGCCAATAAGCTTAATCGTCATTCGAAACTTAGCACAAAACTGCCACATGTCCTTCACTACTGTTTGCATTATCAATATTTTCGCTAGTTTTATTGACTTTTGCCAAGTCTTTCTGGATAAACATACATCccactttttgtaaaaattcgttaaaaatatacaaattcgcACGAGAAAGCGCATGCATGCAACAACCGACCGTGTTGAAAACGAGGCATTGTTCCCATGATGCCTGATTTACATCACAGACCCTGGAGCGAGAGGGTCCTATGTTCACATGTATCCTGTCACTGATTGTCAGTCGCATCGGTCGGCACAAGAAGGTAAGCTTTGGCGTGTGATCGGTAATAATATAA is a window encoding:
- the LOC139132835 gene encoding uncharacterized protein, with amino-acid sequence MAVDTNSVSETSISLTEDDIPGAALNGREPARLTNDELRFWLKCRGDKPRQSMTKAELVARVHHFIANKIDTIVDPDPNNIYTELKRRSLGLTRNNKLATTQPSTSIQSCFPVTGWGTSLEKLPLFSRAQMDRYATQGGKALHRHKRGEATSFQRGSVFHHENYIFSLQTAVSESFFFFKSKCFHSYSKTKDPHSLKLALHLVSGEVLYGQCTCVAGKSGFCNHMIGLMFRICEFSLYGYKNVNDENLQKDLNGNIPVTSKLQKWNQRRTDGIEPTAAMDVAVKKLKVGQKNQGDAVCCTLYQAVRGDVINVDNEVTLKKNCVDRNPKSCAMLITPLNDTTNMIDTKAGEMPRGSVLSYQLAPSESNFAVYISTNPSARVPVNTMPLISYPRFPLSSLPTESTDKQLPDCLKALISQLTIDENTASSIEVDTRGQAACDKWWEYRKPRITASTFFDVCTRKRNFDTLAERLFNPKPFRSVSTEHGRMFEKKALEAYIKFMQNGGYSITVYKCGLVIDTTQGFLACSPDGKVIDMSADSHFGICEVKCPESKKTLHH